The nucleotide sequence GGAGGATCAGGTTAGCGGGCATCTCCATGTCGAGCGGTGAGGTTCGGGTCCTGAGCTCCTCTGGACTGGTCCTTCCTCGTTGTCATCGCTCACTGACTCTTCTTCAGTCTACTTATAGAGACCCCGTGATCACGCTCACTGTTTCGTCAACGCAGACGGCTCGTGGGAGGTCGATTCACGGATAACACCCACCACAGGGAACTCCACAAAGTTACAGCTTCTGGGAGGTTTGAAAAATTAAGtttgtcttaaaggtccagtgtgtaagatttaggtgaaagggatctatcggcagaaatttaatgtagaataatcctcatgatgttttcactagttcgtttcatctaaattgtatgaactgtagttttctttaccccagaaaagaccctttatatttaaatactttatatttaaatcgtGAGGTATCCTCTCTACGGAAGCcgcatatttttttttttttacagtagtccagactggacaaactaaacactttttatgacaattaatgGCTgctacagtttctttttcatgtttggaaggtgaggggtgttcagctgcaacatgcaacttcaacactagatatcacaaaattctacacactgtacctttaatatcCTGGAATCaattgaacaaaaataataatagtggAGCTGTATAAccaaaatgatttttaaatacttttcacaccttgttttgtttgattcacttatttattttgtcttcctaGCCCATGATGGAGTtccatgtacatatatagtCTGCAACTCTTTGTCATGTGCCTTTTTGTTAATTTACACACAATAAAGATTTCCATTcctaactagaatggcacttagtagatgtaaaatgtaatggattctttTTTTGCCCCTATATCCCATCATTTCTGTCTCGATTCACAAAGATCCGTTTTGTAatttttgcaaaatcctgcaAAAAAACCAACGGacaggggtaaaaaaaaaaaaaatctccttgaTAAGGCAGGTAATTTGATTCTGTCTAATACTAAATCCACAGTATTTCACTGTCTCATTGGTCAAACTAACAAACATTTCATGGGCTGAGTGTCCCAAGATCTATTTTTCACATGGAAGCTGAATTTAAAGTATGTACAGGACGCAGATGACAGAAATAAGGGGAATATTTAGCCAGTGTATTGTTCCGGTTGACCTACAGAGCTTCCCACAAGCGTTTGAAAACTGATTACAAAGGTAAAACCATCATTTGTCTGTAAGTGGAAATAGTTTCATACTGCACACACAAGCTCGAGCTGGACATTGGTGCTGCTGTTTCTGGCTGGTAAAGTGCAGCACTCACAAGTTACTCAACGCTTTATTAAAACGATAATATCTCACAGGATATGAAGGAATCCATCTCTTTCAGGAGTGTTCTGTGATGCCTGGAAAGTGGAGTATCAACAAATCTCCTCATCTCAAGAGTTGGTTTACTTTTTCCAGAAgtttaaacaaaagtaaaaacaagattTCTTCTGAAGCTGCACTTTCCTCTTCCAGATTTGAACATTTTGGAgccaaaatgaataaaaccagAACAATGATGAAGGTAAATCTGACCTGCAATTAACTGCTGTGACCTCTTATCTTCAGAGAACCcacaaataaactttattcGAACAACAACCAACACAAAATCTGAAATCTAAACTTGTTctcttaaaacaaacacaaagacaacttCAGGAATCCTAAGTATTGATGTTGAATGTGAGTTTTGGATACAGGATCAATTATTGAACCGAAGCTGAAGGTGTCTACTGGCTCACACATATTGCATCTGCTTTAAAAGATGATTCCTCTGTTTGTACGTCACTCGTCTGTGATGTAGATTACTGGCCGACTCTAGGGGGCCTTCATTTTAGTTGGAATTTACCACCTTGAACTACACCTTTCAATCAGATGgatgaaaaacacattactACATAAACTTATACGCATATGATACATACtacacatgtacagtatacTAAAAGTAAGAACTTCTTCACAGAAGTTTATTgcgttgtttttaatttgtctgcTGGGAGCCAAAATTTATGTCAACCGTTCAAACGCATTTCAAGGTATATGACTGTATCTCCCCCCTCCTGGCTTTCCCCCAGGGCTTTAGTGAGTACCAGGTTACATAATACAAAAAGTTACCCTCATATGCAGACAACCATCACTGTAACTACCTGATAAAAGTCTCCAGCCGACACTCGGGTGTCACACTTGGAGTCTGTTTGTCTGATTTTACACAGCTTCCTGTGAAACCACAAAAGGCTTTACACACCCTTTCTTTCAAATGTGCAGTAAAACTCCTGCAGACAGACTCAAAATATACTACCAGCTTAAAATGGAGTAAACTCTTACAGTTTGCATGTAAATATACTGAAAACAATGAGGAATAGGACACTTAATCAGCACTATCTGTGTTGCAGTGCATCTGCCTGTTCTTTCACCACAACAAAGTCACATCATAGATAAGTGACACATTTCCTTTTAGAGGGGTTTCATATCAATACCAGACATGTAATTGCGTGTCTGAGGTGCCTGTGACCTGATTTAGGGGTAGACAGCACATGCAGCCTGCAGAGCTGATTGATGAAGAGCTTTTAGATTGCTGGTCTGTCACTGAGAAGAGTTTCAGCATGTTCACTGAGCACAGAAACCTAACCTGGACACTGAGGCTCCTGCTTCTGTCTGGTAAGAACAACACTTACATCTCATTTAAGGCaatgttaaaatcaataaataaaatatgcatttattacatttatccCAGGTGTTTTCTGCAAAGAGTGGAACGTGAAATATCAAGACAGTGTCTGTGCAGTGAAAGGCTCAGCTGTCGTCATTCCATGTTCATTTGACTATCCCgaaaaagagaaagtaaaagacGTCATGTGGGGTCATGAAAAGTATAATATTTTTGAGGGGCCTTTCATCTGGACTGGGATGTCAAATGATTCCTCAAGATTTCAGTATATTGGGAACAAACTTCACAATTGTTCTCTAATAATAAAGCAAGTAGAGCATAATGATACAGGTAAATATGCATTCAGATTCATAACCAAATCCAAAAATGGCAAGTGGACCGGCGCAGAGGGCTCGATATTAAAGATTGTTGGTAAGTTTTCTGTTCTTAAGAATTTATGAAACTGTGAATCTTCTGCACTTGATTCTGTTAAGTTTGTAAGTAAAGCAGCACTTTGTTCCTCTAGATTTGCAAACTGTGGTGACAAACACGGACAGACATGGAGCGATAAAGGAAGGTGActctgtgaatgtgacttgtagaAAAAGCTGTGATGGCGGTAACATCTCATCTGCTTTCATCTGGATTAAGAACGGAAAGTCCATCTATGAAGGACCTTCACTTTATTGGAGAGACATTTCCCCTGCAAACTCTGGAAATTACACTTGTTCCCTCAAAGCTCACAGTGAGACGACCTCAGGGGTCGTAAATATTAATGTTGAATGTGAGTTTTGGACACGAGATCGAGaacaaagaacaaattaaaactgtatgacaatgaaaatgaattattcaGCGAAGCATTAAGTGTATTGATGTTTGGAAAACAAAcctcaaaataattattttttgagTTTGCAACATGAGTTCTCCGACAGCTGAataactcttttttttccccagatggCCCTAAGAACACATCAGGTTCCGTCCGACCATCGACGGAGGTGGATGATGGCAGCAATTTTAttctcacctgcagcagcagtgcaaacCCCCCGGTGGAGAATTACACTTGGTTTAAAGTTGATGATGATAAGGATATTAAAATTGTTGGAGACAAGTCTGAGCTGCACTTTAGAGAGGTTTCTGTTGCCGCTGGTGGCCGGTACTTATGCAGTGCCACCAACAGACATGGAAGTCAAAATTCTACAATAGTGACTTTAAAAGTTAAAGGTAAGTTGGTTCAGCTACAACAGTTGCATGATAATAGGTTTTATCGCTgacactttattaggtacacctccAGAATTATTTTCTCTGAGGTCCCAGGTAAAGTGTACTGCTATACATTATGCTCAGCATATCGTGCCGTCCAGTTAAATAAACAGCAGTGCTTAACGTATAATTTGATTATGACACACCGGCAactaaaaactgtaaaagaacAATAAAAGGAGAACGTGTATTGCAGAAGAGTTTTTATCGGATTGAAAAGGATTGtacaggtgtacctaataaagtggacACTAGATGTGCACTGatgaaagtttttattttaaatgatcacaAGAACAGTTGATTTAGAttgattttcatgttttgactTGGATCTGACGTAAGACAAAAATACCTGTCCTCTTACAAACTGCCTTTTTCATCGCAGCACATtttccatatatatttattcttgccactgctgctgctgcacttctGATCGTTGCTGCCGTTATCGCCGTCACAAGGTAagctgtgtttacactgtgtcACTACAGTAGATTATTATTGTGCAATACTCGTATAAAATGATAACGTGATGATGTGACAACGTCTGGGTTTcagattcaataaaaaaaggGCAGAGAAACCAGAGGCTGATCATGTGGAGGACCAGCAGGAGACACCATCCGTagatatttactttttaaagtttattatgATTCCAttgtgttcctaataaagtgcctGGTGAGCGTGTATATTGAACGTTGCATATTAAGGGTTAATGTGTTGGAGGAGTTGCACTGAGGTTGTTCTGTGCACATGTTAAGCAGGTTTTCAAAAACTTAAAATTTAACCCACATCCAAATTCTCTGAATGCTTCAAGGAAATCAGACACGAGACCACATAggttgtttctgttgtgtgggTTTAGCTCAGAATCGAAACGTCGGATGACAAGAACACTGTTCCACGTTAATCACACTATGTGTTATTCTTGATTGTATCTAGAACACGTTATACCTCAACTGGCCCAGATCTGAAAACAGCAATGAGGGAAATCAGTGCGAGGAACAAAATATAGAATGTGTCTACACAACCATTGACTTCAACACCAAGAGGAAGTCAAACATGTGAGCTATCTCTGCAATTTTCTTTCACAAAATGAATGTTACATTAGAGGAGCTCATCAACTTTATCAACTGCAGGAGGCGACAGATGGACTCTCATAACAATGATGAAGGTGTGATCTACAGCATGGTGCAGGTAAAGATCAGCAAGCACTTGCATTTTGAAGAACTGATGATTGTCATAACTACAGATTCATTGTCTTTCCCTTTAGTTTCCATTGAAACATTGAACGCTTCATACGCTGACTATGCCTGAAGAGGAAaacatgtgaaaatgtaattttcttttataaaaactggaaaaaacattGTCCATCAACCCCGGAACATCCAGAGTCAGGTGGACGTTAAATGAAAGTTGGAGCAGAAGAATCTAAAGAGGAAATTCACAGCATCCATCTCTTTAATAATGACCCATATTCACATTCTCAACT is from Paralichthys olivaceus isolate ysfri-2021 chromosome 5, ASM2471397v2, whole genome shotgun sequence and encodes:
- the LOC138407687 gene encoding carcinoembryonic antigen-related cell adhesion molecule 6-like; the protein is MQPAELIDEELLDCWSVTEKSFSMFTEHRNLTWTLRLLLLSGVFCKEWNVKYQDSVCAVKGSAVVIPCSFDYPEKEKVKDVMWGHEKYNIFEGPFIWTGMSNDSSRFQYIGNKLHNCSLIIKQVEHNDTGKYAFRFITKSKNGKWTGAEGSILKIVDLQTVVTNTDRHGAIKEGDSVNVTCRKSCDGGNISSAFIWIKNGKSIYEGPSLYWRDISPANSGNYTCSLKAHSETTSGVVNINVEYGPKNTSGSVRPSTEVDDGSNFILTCSSSANPPVENYTWFKVDDDKDIKIVGDKSELHFREVSVAAGGRYLCSATNRHGSQNSTIVTLKVKAHFPYIFILATAAAALLIVAAVIAVTRFNKKRAEKPEADHVEDQQETPSNTLYLNWPRSENSNEGNQCEEQNIECVYTTIDFNTKRKSNMRRQMDSHNNDEGVIYSMVQFPLKH